ggtGTTTACGGGTTTCAGATTTCGTTTCCGTTTCCTGTCTCTGCATTTAGTCTAATTTGTTCGGTTgcatcaaaaaataaaaggcatACGAATCCGTAGTAATAGTAATGATAACAGCTCCTACTTTAGGTTAGTTTCGTGAGTTTTACATAGTTTAGATAGTTCGTCGTTGGTTAGTTGGGGGGCCTCTCGACTGCAACTCAGTACATAGCACAGTGTGAAAAATCGCTAGCTTAGATCCTCCAAACGATCGTTTGattctgttttattttcagcTCGCTAATGCCGTGTGGCTCCTTCGttcttttgctttattttttattatgtgtAGAGTGTAGGCTAGCGCTTAGTAAATAGTTATAAACAtgctttgctttgttttcAACAAATTCCACgtactaaaaaaataatacatttacaaCTAATAATTTAGAGCTAAACATATACGTTTTGTTCTGTTGCCTGATGCTGCTGCGTATAGATATTATCGTAGTTATGTTGTACATAgctatattgtatatatattcatatatatatattacgggtgtgtgtgtgtgtgtgtaagtgttTGTGGTTCATAAACTCATTTAGGCTACATTTGGAATACAAAATACGCAAcataaaaaacctttaaaactCTTGCTCCTATCAATAAATTATCGAAAATCAATCGCCTAGTTTTAACCTAGATCACCgactgcttctgctgctgctcccgctgctGCTTGACAAGATTACGCTGATAGTTGACCAAGTCCACTTTATTGAACTAAATTACCGTACTGCCGGGCGCCGCCGCCGTCTGACCAGGCGACAAGTGCTGTGTGGCgtgctaaaaaatatataaaataatacgtaaattatacaaaaataaataaaggttaTTTCAACTTACCGCGGCATGACCCGGCCTCGCCCAGGTGTAGATAAACCCATCCTGACACGCCGTCAAAAAGCAGTCCTCGCGAAATATCAACGCCGTCAGCCTTTCGTGGGCTATCTTCTTGCACACCAGCGGCTCCAACAGCGGGCACTCGTCGAAGCGCGGACAGGCGGGCGTTCCGATAAGCTGCATGGGATCAAAGCTACTCAcgcccgatcccgatcccgctCCCGATCCGGACGACTGGGCGGCCGCGGCCAGCGAGGAGTGGTGCGACGAACGGCTGAGCTTCAGCGAACCAAAGCTGTGCGCCGTCGAGCTACTCCCGATGGCCGCGGTCGCCCCCGTTTCCAGAATGGAGGAGCTGCTGTTATTGCTCTGGCTGTGgttgttgtggttgtggtTACTGTGGTTATGCTGATTGTAGCTCTTCAGCATGCTCATGGCCTTGCGGTGCTGGCGGTGCGCCGTGGAGTGGCTGCCGCCCTCGACTCCCGCCTTCTTGTCCGAGCTGCTCAGGAAACTGAAGTTCGATAGCCGCTGCGTTAGGCTGTTGAAGGCGCTGAAACCGCTGCCCGAGCCGGAGGAGGACTTGGTCGAGCTGTTGGAAGTCTTGCTGTTGTAGCCCGAGGTGGCCTGGGAGGCACGCTGGGCAGTGCCGCTCCCGCTGCCTTCGATGCTATCCGACTTGGTGGCGCTTATGCAGTTGGGGAACTTGATGGAGTTTCCCGTTCCCTGGTGGCGACTATTCAGCTTCGTTGAGGAGGACGACGCTCCTGCATTCGAGGACATTGAGGCTGGGGTGGCCGCTTCCGTATCGCAGTCGTCGGGGGAGGATTGCGACGACATCGTGCAGTTGGCGGTGGAGAACTTGCTAGAGCTGCTATTGCTGTGCTCGCCGGCACCGTTCCCTCCTCCGCCTCCCCCTCCGGCCACTCCACCCGCCGTTTCCCTTGTGGGGCTGCAGCTACCGGAATCCGCCTGCTGGCCACTTGGCTGGCCCATGGCAACTGGTCGGATTAGCTTGACGCCGTCCCCGTCTGCTTCCGCTTCTCCATCGAGGCCGCCTGTACCGTTGAGGTAGCCCCGATCGCCGCTGTTCACGTGCTGCCTCAGCGCCAGCGGATGACGCAGCACATCTTCCGTGATGTCCCACAAGCAGATCTGCGTGTCCTGGCTGACGGAGCCCAGCCTATAGCTGATGGCCAGCTTGTCCGCCGACGAGGCATCCGAGCGAAAGGAGGCGGAGTGGGGTCGATTCCGAGCAGCATGCACAGGCGTCGAGTTGCGATCGAAGCCGTCGAAGCCACCGTTGGCCGTCGAGTCACCGGAGAAGCGAGCCTCCCGCGAGTTGGAATACTCGTTCATCTGATTCTCATCGTCGCTGAAGTCGCCTCCATCCCAGTTTGTATAGGAGGTGGTGTACGGGTCAAAGGCCACCACCGAGATCCATGAGCGGTGACCCTGTCCGCGGGCCACAACCCGACGATCCTGCAGGGACCACACGGTGACCAGGTCATCCTCGCCGCCCACCACAATGTACTTGCCATCGGGCGACCAACAGACGCACAAGAAGCCGCCGAAGTAGGACCGCGCAATGCCCAGCAGCTCCATGGTGTCGTAGTGAAAGACGCGCAGGAATCCGTCCTGGGAGACCACGGCCAGGTGGGTGCCGCAGGGCGAGAAGCAGAACTCGTTCACGCAGCAGTTGTCAGTGCTGAAGACCCACTTGTAGAGCGGGTTCCTCGTGGACTTGGCCTTGCAGGTGAGTATCGTGTAGCCGTCGCCCAGCTTGAAGGGCTGGTAGCTGGGAGCCGTGGCGGCGCAGGGCAGCTCCTCATTGTACAGGTACAAATGACCTGAGGCGTGGGCGGCGAGGAACAGGTGTGGCGAGTTGGGCAGCCACTTCAGGCAGGTCACTTTGGTCTTGTCGATCAGGCGCTACAGGAAAATCCTTGTTATTCTGTTCCAATAAGTGACTTTTGTGCTACTTACCTCCTCGTTGAAGAGCTTCCTCACCTCCCGGGGTCCGACCTGCGGGGAGACCAACTGGATCTGCCCCGTGGTGAAGCCCACCAGCAGGGGCGCGcccgtgggcgtggctgcgcTCGCATTGAAGTCGTGACAGCTGGGATTGGTGCCCTTGTAGAACTTCTTATCGATCGGCTTGCTCATCTCGGTGCCCTGGAAAAAAGAGAGTCAACAAGCGTCAATATCATCTGGTTGGGTTTATCTGGGCCTTCGCCCTGTCTTGCACAATATATTTGTTCTATTTCTAAGTGGGAGGAAGTCAAGTTCAGATAAGGCTGACTAGGAGGAATCTAGGGAATGTATATCGAGAGGAAAAGCCcgctcaaaataatataaaaattgctacctaaaatattgataataaAGGTACCTTTTCCAGAAGAAAGTCAAGATCAAACGATTTCTTGAGATGCTGCAACTTCAATACGTTAAAAatcattttctttaatttggAAACCTTGTTATTGGTCTCTTAGTTATCGTCCCTTGAATTTATATCGAtctttttcgatatatttctAAGTGTTTcgatataaattcaaaagatatctcataaaaccataaagacttttttaaattaaatcaaggaCACTAATTTATGATAGCTTAACAAtcgctttaaataaatatttatatatatattaatatatacaatataataataaaataatatattaattccGTTCTAATATCAATCCCGAATTcagtgaaagtgaaagtaaAATCAGGAATGAGTCTGATTGTTCCCCAGTTTTGTACAAAAGTTTACTGAAATAATCTCTGAAATTAACACATTCTGGAAATGTGGAAGCGGCATGGAAATTAGCGGCTTGTTGGCGGAATCAGGTGGGAAATGCTCTAGGCCAGACAGAGCTCTGTGCCAAGTTTACGCGGATAACGATGGCAACACAGAAGCCagctaaaataaatacgaaaagAAAATTGCAAGCTGTTTGCTTGAAAAGAATGCCAAAGAATTAGAAACAGCTGCTGGGCAGGGAAGGTAAACAAGGCAACAAGGCGATGAGCAAGTCGAACAGCAAATGCTCTAGCCTGGAGATTTCGGCTGGCCTTAATTGGTCACGTTTTTCAGAGATTAGGGCATCTTCCAGCTGATTACGCAAGGTGCGAACCGAATGGCAGAGTAatctggctggctggctgccttCGGGCGCAATAAACATTCATAAAAAACGCCAAACAAGCGAATTGATCATCAAGCGCTCGAAGTGGAACAAATTAAGCCCGCTGGGGGACACTCTGAATGCAAATGGGAAGGTATCCAAGTGAGTGCCAATTGGCTGGTGCAATCCGCCTGGAATGCAATTGCAGGGCCGCTTATCTCTGCCTCTGtatctctctgcctctccgGATGATAAGCCCGCCCCGCTGCTCAACCTCCTCCTATTCTATCTCAACCTTGTCCACGTCATGTTCTGAGGTTACATCTCACCTTCTTGGCTCCACGAAAGGAGTAGACGTAGAGATCTCGACCGAAATTGAAGCAGATGCGATCCCCTCCTATCACCTGGTTGGTGGCCACTCCATTCTGGTCGAGAACGCCGCCGTTCATCATCGAGTGCATGGAGATGCCGCCGCCCAACCGGGCGTCCACTGTGCTGTTGCCAGCATTGGTATTGTTGGTGTGGTTATAGCTACTATCCCCGCCGGCGCCGCCATTCGTTATTGATGCACCTCCGACGCCTGCTCCTCCAGTAGCAGTGGCTCCAgatgctcctcctgctcctcccgTGGGCGAGGCTGCTGGCGTGGTTGTGCCGCCATTCGTTGTGGTTGTCACTGCCGCTCCTGCAGTGGGCGAGCCCGCTCCCGTTTCCGCCCCCAGCTTGCTGGGATTGGGCAGGGTCACCATGGAGACGCGCACCTGCGGCGAGCTCTGGTTGCTGCTGTAGCCCACCCGGTTGGGGCGTGAGTACTCGGAGAGGGTCAGCAGGCGGTAGGTGCCCTCGCGGGTGACGAACTGCGTCTTTAGGTCGTCCTTGACATTGGCGTCCAGTTGGTTGGCCATTGCTGCcagctcctccgccgccgccgctgctgcggctgctgctctgcTCCTCCGCTGCTGCACCTGCTGCGCCACCTGTCCTCAGCCCATGTGGGCTGGTGTGGATCCTTGCCAAAGGTGATCGAGCTCGAAATAACGTTACTTTTGGGATTTTGGCCAAATTCAGATGACACTGCCTCTGCCGCGTCGCTGCCGCTGCGCAGCTACTGcgctgccactgccgctgccCCGAAAATCGTTAGTTTTTCGCCACTAATTAAGCGCCGTCCGTGTGTGGGTCCGAGTGCGGGTGTGTGCCCATGTGTGTGCGGCTCGGCTTGcactttttctttctttttgttatAATTAGATTTGATTCTGTCACTACACTGCGGTTTGTGTGGCTCTGCTGCTATTGTTGTTTCTGcttctggtgctgctgctgctgctgcgttttGCGTGATCGGCGGCTGCGGCGCTGCATGTCGGCGCGGAATCGGCGGTGTGCGGGTGTGGTGGGTCGCGTCGCGGTTATCGCATCGGCCGCACGCTCGTTTTTATTCCGCAcaattacttaatttatttctaatttcTGCACCAGTGTGACCGCGTTCTGGCCGTTAATATATACCATAAACGGTCACGCTATCCTGCACCTGACCTAGAGATGGGTCCGCCGGTCCACAAGGTATCGATATACTCTAAAACACCTATCGAGATTTCAGGAAACGAAAAACATGGCAGCACTCTAGTAACCAGCATTGCCAGATGCGAAGAAAGCG
Above is a genomic segment from Drosophila kikkawai strain 14028-0561.14 chromosome 3R, DkikHiC1v2, whole genome shotgun sequence containing:
- the LOC108085580 gene encoding WD repeat-containing protein 20, which encodes MANQLDANVKDDLKTQFVTREGTYRLLTLSEYSRPNRVGYSSNQSSPQVRVSMVTLPNPSKLGAETGAGSPTAGAAVTTTTNGGTTTPAASPTGGAGGASGATATGGAGVGGASITNGGAGGDSSYNHTNNTNAGNSTVDARLGGGISMHSMMNGGVLDQNGVATNQVIGGDRICFNFGRDLYVYSFRGAKKGTEMSKPIDKKFYKGTNPSCHDFNASAATPTGAPLLVGFTTGQIQLVSPQVGPREVRKLFNEERLIDKTKVTCLKWLPNSPHLFLAAHASGHLYLYNEELPCAATAPSYQPFKLGDGYTILTCKAKSTRNPLYKWVFSTDNCCVNEFCFSPCGTHLAVVSQDGFLRVFHYDTMELLGIARSYFGGFLCVCWSPDGKYIVVGGEDDLVTVWSLQDRRVVARGQGHRSWISVVAFDPYTTSYTNWDGGDFSDDENQMNEYSNSREARFSGDSTANGGFDGFDRNSTPVHAARNRPHSASFRSDASSADKLAISYRLGSVSQDTQICLWDITEDVLRHPLALRQHVNSGDRGYLNGTGGLDGEAEADGDGVKLIRPVAMGQPSGQQADSGSCSPTRETAGGVAGGGGGGGNGAGEHSNSSSSKFSTANCTMSSQSSPDDCDTEAATPASMSSNAGASSSSTKLNSRHQGTGNSIKFPNCISATKSDSIEGSGSGTAQRASQATSGYNSKTSNSSTKSSSGSGSGFSAFNSLTQRLSNFSFLSSSDKKAGVEGGSHSTAHRQHRKAMSMLKSYNQHNHSNHNHNNHSQSNNSSSSILETGATAAIGSSSTAHSFGSLKLSRSSHHSSLAAAAQSSGSGAGSGSGVSSFDPMQLIGTPACPRFDECPLLEPLVCKKIAHERLTALIFREDCFLTACQDGFIYTWARPGHAAHATQHLSPGQTAAAPGSTVI